The Zootoca vivipara chromosome 16, rZooViv1.1, whole genome shotgun sequence genome has a segment encoding these proteins:
- the PRKCSH gene encoding glucosidase 2 subunit beta isoform X1: MLLLTLSLYLLLGLASPVEVKRPRGVSLTSHHFYDESKPFTCLDGSATIAFDRVNDDYCDCKDGSDEPGTAACPSGRFHCSNAGYRPQYIPSSRVNDGICDCCDATDEYNSGIVCENTCKEMGRKEREALKQMAEVAREGFEIKQALMKEASKRKEEKQIKLTELQESKKSVEEQVETLRSLKEAAEKPEKEAKDIHQKAWEEQKAAERAVRDQAKAEEAFQELDDDGDGVISVAELQTHPELDADGDGILSESEAQTLLDNSLQADVARFQDTVWAAIKEKYRPESLVDAQPPPKGPSDEEPGTQPDAHVDPLPPDEDYDEEEDEDEEPEEDGIDEEVKAPSPKPSSDVKASEDELEKMPPYDEATQALIEAAQKAREQFEEVEKSLKEMEESIRSLEKEISFDFGPHGEFSYLYGQCYELTTNEYIYRLCPFSRVSQKPKHGGSETSLGTWGSWSGPDDNKFGVMKYEHGTGCWQGPNRSTTVKLTCGKETVVTSTTEPSRCEYLMEFITPAACHEPKDLGHDEL, translated from the exons ATGCTGCTGCTTACCCTGTCGTTGTACTTGCTTTTGGGCCTAGCATCTCCTGTGGAGGTGAAGCGCCCACGGGGTGTCTCCTTAACAA GCCATCACTTCTATGATGAATCAAAGCCATTTACTTGTCTAGATGGCTCAGCAACAATAGCCTTTGATAGAGTCAATGATGATTACTGTGACTGCAAAGATGGATCAGATgagccag GAACTGCTGCATGCCCTAGTGGCCGTTTCCACTGCTCCAATGCTGGCTACCGACCTCAGTACATCCCCTCCTCCCGTGTCAATGATGGCATTTGTG ACTGCTGTGATGCAACAGATGAGTACAACAGCGGCATCGTGTGTGAAAACACGTGCAA AGAAATGGGCCGAAAGGAGCGGGAGGCACTAAAGCAGATGGCTGAAGTGGCCAGAGAAGGCTTCGAAATCAAGCAGGCCCTGATGAAGGAAGCAAgtaagaggaaggaagagaaacag ATAAAGCTCACTGAGCTACAGGAGAGCAAGAAGTCGGTGGAGGAGCAAGTGGAGACTCTGAGGTCGCTAAAAGAAGCTGCCGAGAAGCCTGAAAAAGAAGCCAAGGATATCCATCAGAAAGCCTGGGAAG AACAGAAAGCGGCTGAAAGAGCAGTGCGGGATCAAGCCAAAGCAGAAGAAGCCTTTCAGGAGCTGGATGATGATGGAGATGGAGT GATATCTGTTGCTGAGCTCCAGACGCACCCTGAGCTAGATGCAGATGGCGATGGGATCCTTTCAGAATCGGAAGCCCAG ACTTTACTGGACAATTCCTTGCAGGCGGATGTGGCCAGATTCCAGGACACTGTGTGGGCCGCGATCAAGGAGAAGTACAGACCAGAG AGCTTGGTTGATGCACAACCCCCACCAAAAGGCCCATCAGATGAAGAGCCAGGTACTCAGCCCGATGCCCACGTGGACCCGTTACCTCCTGATGAGGATTATGacgaggaggaggatgaagatgAAGAACCTGAGGAAGACGGCATTGATGAGGAGGTGAAG GCCCCTTCCCCCAAGCCATCGTCAGATGTCAAGGCGTCAGAAGATGAACTGGAGAAGATGCCCCCTTATGATGAAGCCACACAAGCTCTCATTGAAG CTGCCCAGAAGGCCCGAGAGCAGTTTGAAGAGGTAGAGAAGTCCCTGAAAGAAATGGAGGAGTCTATCAG GAGCCTGGAGAAAGAGATCTCCTTTGATTTTGGACCTCATGGTGAATTTTCTTACCTCTACGGCCAGTGCTATGAACTCACCACCAATGA ATATATTTATCGCCTCTGTCCCTTCAGCAGAGTGTCTCAGAAACCCAAACATGGTGGCTCGGAGACCAGCCTTGG CACGTGGGGCTCCTGGAGCGGTCCAGATGATAACAAATTTGGTGTCATGAAGTATGAACACGGGACAGGCTGCTGGCAAGGCCCCAACCGATCCACCACA
- the PRKCSH gene encoding glucosidase 2 subunit beta isoform X2, whose protein sequence is MLLLTLSLYLLLGLASPVEVKRPRGVSLTSHHFYDESKPFTCLDGSATIAFDRVNDDYCDCKDGSDEPGTAACPSGRFHCSNAGYRPQYIPSSRVNDGICDCCDATDEYNSGIVCENTCKEMGRKEREALKQMAEVAREGFEIKQALMKEASKRKEEKQIKLTELQESKKSVEEQVETLRSLKEAAEKPEKEAKDIHQKAWEEQKAAERAVRDQAKAEEAFQELDDDGDGVISVAELQTHPELDADGDGILSESEAQTLLDNSLQADVARFQDTVWAAIKEKYRPESLVDAQPPPKGPSDEEPGTQPDAHVDPLPPDEDYDEEEDEDEEPEEDGIDEEAPSPKPSSDVKASEDELEKMPPYDEATQALIEAAQKAREQFEEVEKSLKEMEESIRSLEKEISFDFGPHGEFSYLYGQCYELTTNEYIYRLCPFSRVSQKPKHGGSETSLGTWGSWSGPDDNKFGVMKYEHGTGCWQGPNRSTTVKLTCGKETVVTSTTEPSRCEYLMEFITPAACHEPKDLGHDEL, encoded by the exons ATGCTGCTGCTTACCCTGTCGTTGTACTTGCTTTTGGGCCTAGCATCTCCTGTGGAGGTGAAGCGCCCACGGGGTGTCTCCTTAACAA GCCATCACTTCTATGATGAATCAAAGCCATTTACTTGTCTAGATGGCTCAGCAACAATAGCCTTTGATAGAGTCAATGATGATTACTGTGACTGCAAAGATGGATCAGATgagccag GAACTGCTGCATGCCCTAGTGGCCGTTTCCACTGCTCCAATGCTGGCTACCGACCTCAGTACATCCCCTCCTCCCGTGTCAATGATGGCATTTGTG ACTGCTGTGATGCAACAGATGAGTACAACAGCGGCATCGTGTGTGAAAACACGTGCAA AGAAATGGGCCGAAAGGAGCGGGAGGCACTAAAGCAGATGGCTGAAGTGGCCAGAGAAGGCTTCGAAATCAAGCAGGCCCTGATGAAGGAAGCAAgtaagaggaaggaagagaaacag ATAAAGCTCACTGAGCTACAGGAGAGCAAGAAGTCGGTGGAGGAGCAAGTGGAGACTCTGAGGTCGCTAAAAGAAGCTGCCGAGAAGCCTGAAAAAGAAGCCAAGGATATCCATCAGAAAGCCTGGGAAG AACAGAAAGCGGCTGAAAGAGCAGTGCGGGATCAAGCCAAAGCAGAAGAAGCCTTTCAGGAGCTGGATGATGATGGAGATGGAGT GATATCTGTTGCTGAGCTCCAGACGCACCCTGAGCTAGATGCAGATGGCGATGGGATCCTTTCAGAATCGGAAGCCCAG ACTTTACTGGACAATTCCTTGCAGGCGGATGTGGCCAGATTCCAGGACACTGTGTGGGCCGCGATCAAGGAGAAGTACAGACCAGAG AGCTTGGTTGATGCACAACCCCCACCAAAAGGCCCATCAGATGAAGAGCCAGGTACTCAGCCCGATGCCCACGTGGACCCGTTACCTCCTGATGAGGATTATGacgaggaggaggatgaagatgAAGAACCTGAGGAAGACGGCATTGATGAGGAG GCCCCTTCCCCCAAGCCATCGTCAGATGTCAAGGCGTCAGAAGATGAACTGGAGAAGATGCCCCCTTATGATGAAGCCACACAAGCTCTCATTGAAG CTGCCCAGAAGGCCCGAGAGCAGTTTGAAGAGGTAGAGAAGTCCCTGAAAGAAATGGAGGAGTCTATCAG GAGCCTGGAGAAAGAGATCTCCTTTGATTTTGGACCTCATGGTGAATTTTCTTACCTCTACGGCCAGTGCTATGAACTCACCACCAATGA ATATATTTATCGCCTCTGTCCCTTCAGCAGAGTGTCTCAGAAACCCAAACATGGTGGCTCGGAGACCAGCCTTGG CACGTGGGGCTCCTGGAGCGGTCCAGATGATAACAAATTTGGTGTCATGAAGTATGAACACGGGACAGGCTGCTGGCAAGGCCCCAACCGATCCACCACA